From the Methanobrevibacter sp. genome, the window TCCAAAGCAAAACATGTAGTGAATGCGGATATGAAAGTAAATAGAAAAAAACTATTTACTGTTCAATTTATTATTCAAATCACGTGCAACCAAATAATAATATATATAAAAACTAGCCCAGAAAACAGCTGCAAAAATGCAAGCTATTGCAATCCATGTTATTATTGGACCGATTCCAAGATTAATTGGCATCCATTTTAAGTATACTGCAACTGCAAACAATACTCCCATACCAATAACCATCTGAAAGATAACCTGAAGAGGAAATGCAACATTCTCATTTTCATAAATCAAACCACTTAAGGAGAATGCCCAACCAACAACAATTGTTCCGAGAAATGCATTTATAATATCAATACCGCTGAATCGAATAGTTTCAGGCCCTACTTGAAGAGATATCATTACCATGACACACATTACAACAAAACATCCGACAAATGCTC encodes:
- a CDS encoding DUF3021 domain-containing protein produces the protein MKLDLVRRLAFGAFVGCFVVMCVMVMISLQVGPETIRFSGIDIINAFLGTIVVGWAFSLSGLIYENENVAFPLQVIFQMVIGMGVLFAVAVYLKWMPINLGIGPIITWIAIACIFAAVFWASFYIYYYLVARDLNNKLNSK